One genomic segment of Methanothermobacter wolfeii includes these proteins:
- the ilvN gene encoding acetolactate synthase small subunit: MEPDTHIISALVEHRPGVLQRVAGLFTRRGFNIENITVGESETPGIARMTIIARGDDRVLEQITKQLNKLIDVIKVRDLEPSGTVKRELCMVKVHVPSEKIRAEIIQYANIFRGRIIDVSPETMTVEVTGDSEKIDAFLELLKAFGIKELARTGPTAMSRGSRTI, translated from the coding sequence ATGGAGCCAGACACACACATCATAAGCGCCCTTGTTGAACACAGGCCGGGTGTCCTGCAGAGGGTGGCGGGCCTCTTCACAAGGAGGGGGTTCAACATTGAGAACATAACCGTAGGTGAATCCGAAACACCGGGTATTGCAAGGATGACCATAATTGCAAGGGGAGATGACAGGGTTCTTGAACAGATAACCAAGCAGCTCAACAAGCTCATAGACGTCATAAAGGTCCGGGACCTTGAGCCCTCAGGGACCGTTAAAAGGGAGCTCTGCATGGTCAAGGTCCATGTACCCTCTGAAAAGATAAGGGCAGAGATAATACAGTACGCCAACATCTTCAGGGGCCGTATAATAGATGTAAGTCCCGAGACCATGACTGTCGAGGTTACAGGGGACTCCGAGAAGATCGATGCCTTCCTGGAACTCTTGAAGGCCTTTGGAATCAAGGAACTTGCAAGGACGGGTCCCACTGCAATGTCCCGTGGAAGCCGGACAATATGA
- a CDS encoding methanogenesis marker 12 protein yields MVFVGMDHGTTGVSFTILGDGAEHFKIGREDLSAGRVSALEELKERVSLDDIRLMAITYAMGDAITTIKPIERVKNRGIISIGGAGKVTGGGTAVYSEIEKSGIPTVLIPGLHRNTPCLDERFRAAYSHHASPEKVSICYNAYLETGWENMIVSDISSNTVTMLIEDGKITGAMDACLGAMGIIHGPLDLEMLRKIDDGEKTANECFSHAGAVKVAGIETRVSRAKDELLSMYLDGDRRAELALETMLMTIAMEIWGLAGISSRVDGIVLTGSVGSMVEPFDFYGKLRENVEDIAEVRRIDATSGSMGSAQIARDIHGGSRNILGIEVEI; encoded by the coding sequence TTGGTATTTGTGGGTATGGATCATGGGACCACCGGCGTATCCTTCACCATCCTCGGAGACGGGGCAGAGCACTTCAAGATCGGAAGGGAAGACCTCTCAGCGGGGCGGGTCTCTGCCCTTGAGGAGCTAAAGGAAAGGGTTTCCCTTGATGATATAAGACTCATGGCCATCACCTATGCGATGGGTGATGCCATCACAACGATAAAACCAATTGAGAGGGTTAAAAACAGGGGTATAATCTCAATTGGAGGCGCCGGTAAGGTTACCGGTGGTGGAACAGCAGTTTACAGTGAAATAGAGAAGTCAGGCATACCCACGGTCCTGATTCCGGGCCTTCACCGCAACACACCATGCCTTGATGAGAGGTTCCGGGCGGCCTACTCCCACCATGCAAGCCCTGAAAAGGTGAGCATATGCTACAACGCCTACCTTGAAACCGGCTGGGAGAACATGATAGTATCGGACATAAGCTCCAACACCGTCACCATGCTCATAGAGGACGGGAAGATCACAGGGGCCATGGATGCATGTCTTGGAGCCATGGGCATCATACACGGTCCCCTGGACCTTGAGATGCTCAGGAAAATAGATGACGGTGAGAAAACTGCCAATGAGTGCTTCTCCCATGCAGGTGCCGTTAAGGTTGCGGGTATAGAGACGCGGGTGTCCCGTGCAAAGGATGAACTGCTCTCAATGTACCTTGATGGTGACAGGAGGGCTGAACTCGCCCTTGAAACCATGCTGATGACCATTGCGATGGAGATATGGGGCCTTGCAGGGATATCCAGCAGGGTTGATGGAATCGTACTGACGGGCTCGGTTGGTTCCATGGTTGAACCCTTTGACTTTTATGGAAAACTCAGGGAGAATGTGGAGGACATTGCAGAGGTGCGGAGGATAGATGCCACATCCGGGTCCATGGGCAGCGCCCAGATAGCAAGGGATATCCATGGCGGCAGCAGGAATATACTTGGAATAGAAGTTGAAATATGA
- a CDS encoding LSM domain-containing protein — MKNDDNEFKVNRQFLRFKNKDVILTLKNNEEATGRLISIDNYLNTVLETENGLQFIKGTKIAFIAMP, encoded by the coding sequence ATGAAAAATGATGATAATGAATTCAAGGTTAACCGTCAGTTCCTCAGGTTTAAAAATAAGGATGTAATCCTGACATTAAAGAATAATGAGGAAGCCACTGGCAGACTGATATCAATTGATAATTACCTCAACACAGTCCTTGAGACAGAAAATGGCCTGCAGTTCATTAAGGGGACCAAGATAGCATTCATTGCCATGCCATGA
- the ilvC gene encoding ketol-acid reductoisomerase: MKIYYENDIDMGIIADKKIAVIGYGSQGEAQAMNMADSGLNVIVGLRRGGSSWKKAKDDGMNVMTIEDAAREADIIHILIPDEIQETVFEQSIKPYLTEGNTISFSHGYNIHYGYIKAPEGVNVTMVAPKGPGAMVRRTYLEGFGIPGLVAVEVDATGDALEQALAMAKACGLARAGVLETTFKEETETDLFGEQVVLCGGVTELINTAFRTLVRAGYQPEIAYFETCHELKLIVDLIYERGFQGMWENVSNTAEFGGLTRRRRVITEDTAREMEKILEEIQNGKFAKEWALENRAGAPMLKRMRDLEGDLEIEDVGSKLRKLCGLEK, translated from the coding sequence ATGAAGATCTATTATGAAAACGACATTGATATGGGTATAATTGCAGATAAAAAGATAGCTGTCATTGGTTATGGAAGCCAGGGAGAAGCGCAGGCAATGAACATGGCTGATAGTGGACTCAACGTTATAGTTGGTCTGAGGAGGGGTGGAAGTTCATGGAAAAAGGCCAAGGATGATGGGATGAACGTCATGACCATCGAAGACGCCGCCAGGGAGGCCGACATAATACACATCCTCATCCCTGATGAGATCCAGGAAACAGTATTCGAGCAGTCCATCAAACCATACCTTACCGAAGGAAACACCATTTCATTCTCACACGGCTACAACATACACTACGGATACATAAAGGCCCCTGAAGGCGTTAACGTTACCATGGTAGCCCCCAAGGGCCCGGGTGCGATGGTCAGAAGAACCTACCTTGAGGGCTTCGGTATCCCTGGCCTTGTGGCCGTTGAGGTGGATGCAACAGGAGACGCCCTTGAACAGGCCCTTGCAATGGCAAAGGCATGTGGACTTGCACGTGCAGGCGTCCTTGAGACAACATTCAAGGAGGAAACAGAGACAGACCTCTTCGGTGAACAGGTGGTGCTCTGCGGGGGTGTCACCGAACTCATAAACACGGCCTTCAGGACCCTTGTAAGGGCAGGGTACCAGCCTGAGATAGCCTACTTCGAAACCTGCCATGAACTGAAACTCATAGTTGACCTCATCTATGAGAGGGGATTCCAGGGTATGTGGGAGAACGTCAGTAACACCGCAGAATTCGGAGGCCTCACAAGACGGAGAAGGGTTATAACAGAGGACACCGCCAGGGAAATGGAGAAAATACTTGAAGAGATTCAGAACGGTAAGTTCGCCAAGGAATGGGCCCTTGAAAACAGGGCCGGAGCCCCCATGCTCAAGAGGATGAGGGACCTTGAGGGTGACCTTGAAATAGAGGACGTCGGCTCAAAGCTCAGGAAACTCTGTGGACTTGAAAAGTAA